In Caloramator sp. E03, the sequence TGGGCAACTGCTTTTAACCCTATAGAAATAGCTAAATGAGTTTTACCTGTTCCTGGCGGACCTATAAAGGCCACATTTTCTTTTTTGCGGACAAATTCACAGGTCGCCAGATTATATATAAACCTTTTATTTATATTAGGTTGATAATTAAAATTATATTCTTCAAGGGTTTTATGTTGTGGAAACTTTGCTTTACTTGTTCTTTTTATATTGCTATTATTTTGTCTATTTAAAACTTCGTCATTTATAAGTAGTTCAAAAAATTCCATATAGGATAAGTTGCTTTTCAATGCTTCTTCATTTCTAACATCAAGAGTCTTTATTATTCCTGAAAGCTTTAAATCCCTAAGACGTATCATCAATGAATCATTCATCTTTTTAACTCTCCTAAGACTGATAATTTATCATATTCTTTTAAATCTCTTGTAAGGCATGTTTCTTTCTCATTTGTATAGCTTTCATTTGATTGTACTGGTAAATTTATTATTCGTTTTTCACATATTCTTTTTACAACTTTATAGCTGTATGCATCATATGATATAGCTCTTAAGCAGGCTGCGTCTATTACTTCATCACTATAATCCTTCCTTAAAGATAATATACCTGCAATAGTTCTATAATCATATTTTTTAAGTTTATCCTGATTTATGAAGTTTTCAAAGAACTTAAGGGCATTATCCCCAACCTCTTTAATTTCTTTTCTTTGTCTTGACAATATATCTTCACTTGATATATTCTTACTAGTAGGATAATGTTCATTATTTGTTGTGTAATGGTCCTTATCACCCTTCCAAAGTGAGTGTAGGGCTATTTCTTTTTCTTTAAAGTAGATTTTAACTAAATCATTTACTATGATGGCCTCAACTTCTTGTCCAATGTATGCATAAGGTACTGAATAATAATTACCGTCATAAGATATGTGGCAGTTTGTATTGACTTTACATTTGACAGAGTGAGATAAGATAAAGTCCTCTGTTGGAAGTGGTAAGAGTTTCTCTTTTTCTATTGAGTTGAAAACTTCAGCGGGAATTTTCTTTGTTGTACCATGCTTTCTTGCATTGGCAATAGTATTAAGCCATAATTTTGAAAAGCTTATCGCTTCATCTATGTTTTTAAAATCTCTTCCTTTAAAGCAATTATTCTTTACATAATCAACACTAGATTCCACTTTTCCCTTATCTGTTGGAGTTCTTACTCTGCAGGGCTGTGCCCAAAATCCATAATGAGCAGCGAAAGCTGCATAATTTTTTTGTACCGTTGGTTCATAAAAGTCTGCTTCTAAAATTCCAGATTTTAAATTGTCTATTTTTACTGTTTCAGGGACCCCTCCAAAATATTTAAAAGCATTTTTATGACATTCTATAAATGTTTTAACTGATTGATTTAGCACAACTTCTATATACATATATCTTGAATAACTTAATGTCATTACAAAAACCCATGCCTTTTTATGCTTGCCATTTACATTTATTGTACCTATGTATCCAAAATCAACCTGTGCTTCTTCCCCTGGAAGAGCATTTAATACCATATAGGCCTTTGGAGGCTGATTTTTTATACTATTAACATATCTTTTTACTGTATCATAGCTGCCTGTAAAATTAAATTCTCTTTGCATGTCTTGAAATATTCGCATCGCTCCAAGATCTTTAGCAACTTGAATATTAATATATTCTTTATATGGATCAAGGATAGAAGGTTTTGTTTTCCTTTCCACTACTCCTTTCTCATCAATTTTATTAAGTACATTTCTTACTGTTTTTCTATCGATTTTAAGAATTGATGCAATTTGAGTTTTGTTATATCCCTTTTTGAAAAGTGTTTTTATTGTTGTATGCATTTCTACCCCCAGCATTTTAATCCCTCCTTTAAAGATATTTTAATCTTCAAAGGAGTATTATTTCCATTCTTGCTGGGGAAAAAATCTTCCCTTTTTCGGGTAATTTTATTTTACCAGTAACAGTGATGTCTTATGATAATAAGAGTGGATTTGGTGATTGCAGTATAAAATTTAATATTGGACTGTAGCTGCCCTGCATCTATAGTCGTTTTAGTGTAACCTTTGGCCTGGATAATGTGAATATAAGGCACGGGTGTACCGTGTTATTTTTATGTCCAAAATCCGCAGGTTATTTCTGCGGTATTTTTATGCTCATTTTTAGAATTAAAGGAGTTGTTGTAAATTGAATTTAACTGATTTAGGTTGGAATAAATATTTTGAAGAAAGTTTTAAGAGTTTTAAAGATAAAGATTATATCGTTGGGAAGATATTTATAGAGCAAAGACATTTATAC encodes:
- the istA gene encoding IS21 family transposase; its protein translation is MHTTIKTLFKKGYNKTQIASILKIDRKTVRNVLNKIDEKGVVERKTKPSILDPYKEYINIQVAKDLGAMRIFQDMQREFNFTGSYDTVKRYVNSIKNQPPKAYMVLNALPGEEAQVDFGYIGTINVNGKHKKAWVFVMTLSYSRYMYIEVVLNQSVKTFIECHKNAFKYFGGVPETVKIDNLKSGILEADFYEPTVQKNYAAFAAHYGFWAQPCRVRTPTDKGKVESSVDYVKNNCFKGRDFKNIDEAISFSKLWLNTIANARKHGTTKKIPAEVFNSIEKEKLLPLPTEDFILSHSVKCKVNTNCHISYDGNYYSVPYAYIGQEVEAIIVNDLVKIYFKEKEIALHSLWKGDKDHYTTNNEHYPTSKNISSEDILSRQRKEIKEVGDNALKFFENFINQDKLKKYDYRTIAGILSLRKDYSDEVIDAACLRAISYDAYSYKVVKRICEKRIINLPVQSNESYTNEKETCLTRDLKEYDKLSVLGELKR